A single Glycine soja cultivar W05 chromosome 14, ASM419377v2, whole genome shotgun sequence DNA region contains:
- the LOC114385177 gene encoding uncharacterized protein LOC114385177, whose protein sequence is MEEAVSDPHPEMEQQQQPPPLQNGDSDERCAKKPKFDQGAEFKRVAEIVLVLSTMATVRAGRKPSDAEVELMREARAKLASLCEGLAPKDIVTREAIGTVIEDLGLNFKLKDQRLGFRTPKMSIAERYSHAKWKMEEAKKISAPSTPSTTHTSQPLQTNIVGPVDNRVPSHVRIFPSDKSSHPSIPSMGAIVSIPAHVSVGSSAALQYQVISNEVRPPVVSGVMPGSHLGRNASSLALPKVEHPQFKVDGGSNGSPYMLQVQANSSANQPLVNAPTWSIQSQAASLARSASENKVPVQNSVKVEGTPDITVSRAGPQITTDPSFKPFITQTAPGTLPSVHQPLQATNIVQPPLIPSHTDIAKIVQKVLQPKLPVHPTWTPPSRDYMNKAFTCQMCELSVNEVDTVLLCDACEKGFHLKCLQPSVLRGIHNRVDWHCMRCLSLSGGKPLPPKYGRVMRSSNTPPKLPSNTGGILPCSEKKVENIDPKVIPQTLATNGSSVQTVCGGNHNVELSSESRIPDTKDMQGTNISSTIEAIDKKPDPNNSMKSLSAASSPSPCLLGKNSVQQINSKVLTGKETLESESLPKLSEPAKCEDLQSSQDFQVEHTMSQDNPEVSSDKHVDHNIMNNKQKEFHGGKSLTYDIKRDDQDAALANFVGTSGTNTDGTQHSALSSDSSHAVEWIGDVVQLVDEKKYYQSCCIDGVTYRLQGHALFPTSHGKLTPSKLQSMWEDCKTGLKWVKVTNCYFPDDLPGNIGHPCISEVNEVYESNGDRTEMANSIRGPCEVLPSDKFKQENDMRCQLGIEETSKVQPIFLCRWFYDEFKKLFQPVIS, encoded by the exons ATGGAGGAGGCCGTCTCCGATCCCCATCCGGAGATggagcagcagcagcagcctcCGCCGCTTCAGAACGGGGACTCCGACGAGCGCTGCGCCAAGAAACCTAAATTCGACCAAGGCGCTGAATTCAAGAGAGTGGCGGAGATTGTGCTGGTTCTCTCCACCATGGCCACGGTGCGCGCGGGGAGAAAGCCCTCCGACGCCGAGGTCGAGCTCATGAGGGAGGCTCGCGCCAAGCTCGCCAGCCTCTGCGAGGGTTTGGCTCCGAAGGATATTGTCACCAGGGAAGCTATTGGCACCGTCATTGAGGATCTCGGATTGAACTTCAAGCTCAAGGACCAGAGATTAGGGTTTCGAACTCCCAAGATGTCCATTGCCGAGAGGTATTCCCATGCTAAGTGGAAG ATGGAAGAAGCAAAGAAAATTTCTGCACCTTCTACACCTTCTACAACTCACACCTCTCAGCCCTTGCAAACAAACATTGTTGGACCAGTTGACAATCGTGTGCCATCACATGTTCGAATTTTTCCTTCTGATAAATCAAGCCACCCATCAATCCCTTCTATGGGTGCCATAGTGTCTATTCCTGCCCATGTTTCTGTGGGATCTTCTGCAGCATTGCAGTATCAAGTGATCAGCAATGAAGTAAGACCACCAGTGGTTTCTGGTGTGATGCCTGGCAGTCACTTGGGGAGAAATGCATCTTCTTTAGCATTGCCTAAAGTTGAACACCCACAGTTCAAAGTTGATGGAGGATCAAATGGGTCTCCTTACATGCTGCAAGTCCAAG CAAATTCATCAGCAAACCAACCTTTGGTGAATGCTCCAACATGGTCTATACAGAGTCAAGCTGCTTCATTAGCTAGAAGTGCATCAGAAAACAAGGTGCCTGTTCAGAACTCTGTCAAGGTTGAAGGAACACCTGACATAACTGTATCAAGGGCAGGACCACAAATAACAACAGACCCGAGCTTTAAACCATTTATCACTCAAACAGCCCCTGGAACTTTACCTAGTGTGCACCAGCCATTGCAGGCCACAAACATTGTTCAGCCTCCTTTGATTCCTAGTCACACTGACATTGCTAAGATTGTCCAGAAAGTGTTACAACCAAAGCTTCCTGTCCATCCCACGTGGACTCCTCCATCAAGGGACTATATGAATAAGGCTTTCACTTGTCAGATGTGTGAGCTCAGTGTCAATGAGGTTGATACTGTACTTCTCTGTGATGCTTGTGAAAAGGGATTTCACTTGAAGTGCCTGCAGCCATCAGTCTTGAGAGGAATTCATAATAGAGTTGATTGGCACTGTATGAGGTGCTTGAGTTTAAGTGGTGGAAAGCCTTTGCCTCCAAAATATGGTCGTGTGATGAGATCCTCGAACACACCACCAAAATTGCCTTCTAATACAGGTGGCATTCTACCTTGTTCTGAGAAGAAAGTAGAGAACATAGATCCAAAGGTCATCCCACAAACGTTAGCAACAAATGGGAGCTCTGTTCAAACTGTTTGCGGTGGCAATCACAATGTTGAGCTGTCATCTGAATCAAGGATACCAGATACCAAAGATATGCAAGGGACTAACATTTCATCCACCATTGAAGCTATTGATAAGAAGCCTGATCCAAACAACTCTATGAAATCTCTTAGTGCAGCTTCTAGTCCTTCCCCTTGCTTGCTAGGTAAAAATTCTGTTCAACAAATAAATTCTAAGGTTTTGACTGGTAAAGAGACTTTGGAATCTGAGTCTCTTCCTAAATTATCTGAGCCAGCTAAGTGTGAAGATTTGCAATCATCACAAGATTTTCAAGTTGAACATACAATGTCACAAGACAATCCTGAAGTATCATCAGATAAACATGTCGACCataatattatgaataataaaCAGAAGGAATTTCATGGAGGAAAAAGTTTAACTTATGATATTAAGCGTGATGACCAAGATGCTGCACTTGCAAATTTTGTTGGAACTTCTGGAACTAATACTGACGGTACACAGCACTCTGCATTATCTTCAGATAGTTCACATGCAGTAGAATGGATTGGTGATGTAGTACAACTAGTAGATGAGAAAAAGTATTACCAATCTTGTTGTATTGATGGAGTAACATATAGGCTGCAGGGTCATGCTCTTTTCCCCACCAGCCATGGGAAACTAACTCCTTCTAAACTCCAG tctATGTGGGAAGATTGCAAAACTGGGTTAAAGTGGGTTAAGGTGACAAACTGCTACTTTCCTGATGATTTGCCAGGGAATATTGGTCATCCGTGTATATCTGAAGTCAacgag GTTTATGAATCTAATGGTGATAGAACTGAAATGGCTAACTCTATTCGAGGGCCATGTGAAGTCCTCCCATCTGATAAATTTAAACAAGAAAATGACATGCGATGTCAGTTAGGAATTGAGGAAACTTCTAAAGTGCAGCCCATTTTCCTTTGCAG GTGGTTTTATGACGAATTCAAGAAGTTATTTCAACCTGTAATCAGTTGA
- the LOC114385086 gene encoding serine/threonine-protein phosphatase PP-X isozyme 2 produces the protein MSSSSDLDRQIEQLKRCEPLKESEVKALCLKAMEILVEESNVQRVDAPVTICGDIHGQFYDMKELFKVGGDCPKTNYLFLGDFVDRGFYSVETFLLLLALKVRYPDRITLIRGNHESRQITQVYGFYDECLRKYGSVNVWRYCTDIFDYLSLSALIENKIFSVHGGLSPAISTLDQIRTIDRKQEVPHDGAMCDLLWSDPEDIVDNWGLSPRGAGYLFGGSVVTSFNHSNNIDYICRAHQLVMEGYKWMFNNQIVTVWSAPNYCYRCGNVAAILELDGNLNKQFRVFEAAPQESRGTPAKKPAPDYFL, from the exons atgtcaTCATCTTCAGACCTGGACAGGCAAATAGAGCAGTTGAAGAGGTGTGAGCCTCTTAAGGAGTCTGAAGTGAAGGCGCTTTGCCTCAAAGCCATGGAAATCCTTGTCGAAGAGAGCAACGTTCAAAGGGTCGACGCCCCTGTCACC ATATGTGGTGATATTCACGGTCAGTTTTATGACATGAAGGAGCTTTTCAAAGTAGGAGGGGATTGCCCCAAAACTAACTATTTGTTTCTGGGGGATTTTGTTGATAGAGGGTTTTACTCGGTTGAAACGTTTCTGCTTCTGCTCGCTCTTAAG GTGAGGTATCCGGATCGGATAACACTCATTAGGGGAAACCATGAAAGCCGTCAGATCACCCAG GTGTATGGATTCTATGATGAGTGCCTTCGAAAATATGGTTCAGTCAATGTCTGGAGATATTGTACCGATATATTCGACTACTTAAG CTTGTCCGCTCTAATTGAAAACAAGATTTTCAGTGTTCATGGTGGTCTTTCTCCTGCCATTTCAACACTGGATCAG ATACGAACTATTGATCGGAAGCAAGAAGTACCTCATGATGGTGCCATGTGTGACCTTCTATGGTCAGATCCTGAAGATattgtggataactggggtcTTAGTCCCCGCGGTGCTGGTTACTTATTTGGTGGCAGTGTTGTTACTTCCTTTAACCACTCAAATAACATTGACTATATATGTCGTGCACATCAGTTGGTAATGGAAGGATATAAATGGATGTTCAATAACCAGATAGTTACTGTCTGGTCAGCTCCAAATTATTGCTACAG ATGTGGCAATGTAGCTGCAATTCTGGAGTTGGATGGAAATCTTAATAAGCAGTTCCGGGTGTTTGAAGCTGCTCCACAG GAATCAAGAGGAACACCTGCTAAGAAACCAGCACCAGATTACTTTTTATGA
- the LOC114384238 gene encoding indole-3-acetate O-methyltransferase 1-like: protein MAPMGDNVVVSNMELEKLLSMKGGKGEASYANNSQAQAIHARSMLHLLRETLDRVEVVEGREVAFVVADLGCSCGSNSINVVDVMIKHMMKRYEALGWQPPEFSAFFSDLPSNDFNTLFQLLPPLANYGVSMEECLAANNHRSYFAAGVPGSFYRRLFPARSVDVFHSAFSLHWLSQVPESVEDKRSSAYNKGRVFIHGAGESTANAYKKQFQTDLAGFLRARSVEMKREGSMFLVCLARTSVDPTDQGGAGLLFGTHFQDAWDDLVQEGLISQEKRDDFNIPVYAASLQDFKEVVEANGSFAIDKLEVFKGGSPLVVNQPDDASEVGRALANSCRTVSGVLVDAHIGDKLSEELFLRVERRATSHAKELLEQLQFFHIVASLSFAQMIRD from the exons ATGGCTCCGATGGGAGACAATGTTGTTGTATCCAATATGGAACTGGAGAAGTTGCTTAGCATGAAAGGAGGTAAAGGAGAAGCCAGCTATGCCAACAATTCCCAAGCACAG GCCATACATGCGAGGTCCATGCTTCATCTTCTGAGAGAGACACTAGACAGAGTTGAGGTTGTTGAGGGACGTGAGGTGGCATTTGTGGTGGCTGACTTGGGGTGTTCGTGTGGGAGCAACAGCATAAACGTGGTGGATGTGATGATAAAGCACATGATGAAAAGGTACGAGGCATTGGGGTGGCAGCCACCAGAGTTCTCGGCTTTCTTCTCAGACCTTCCCAGCAATGACTTCAACACTCTATTCCAGCTCCTTCCTCCTCTCGCCAACTACGGCGTTAGCATGGAGGAATGCCTCGCTGCCAACAACCACCGCTCCTACTTCGCCGCCGGAGTTCCCGGTTCCTTCTACCGGAGGCTTTTTCCGGCAAGGTCCGTTGATGTTTTTCACTCAGCCTTCTCTTTGCACTGGCTATCTCAG GTGCCAGAAAGTGTAGAGGACAAGAGGTCAAGTGCATATAACAAAGGAAGGGTGTTTATCCATGGGGCTGGTGAGAGCACAGCAAATGCCTACAAGAAACAATTCCAAACAGACTTGGCAGGCTTTCTGAGGGCAAGGTCAGTGGAGATGAAGAGAGAGGGGTCCATGTTCTTAGTTTGCTTGGCCAGAACTTCAGTGGACCCCACAGACCAAGGTGGGGCTGGCCTTCTTTTTGGGACCCATTTTCAGGATGCTTGGGATGATCTTGTCCAAGAG ggattgATTAGCCAAGAAAAACGAGACGATTTTAACATTCCAGTCTATGCAGCAAGCCTGCAAGACTTCAAGGAGGTGGTTGAGGCTAATGGTTCATTTGCCATAGACAAGCTTGAGGTATTCAAAGGAGGAAGTCCACTTGTGGTGAACCAACCAGATGATGCAAGTGAAGTAGGAAGGGCTCTAGCCAACAGCTGCAGGACTGTGTCTGGAGTCCTTGTTGATGCCCACATTGGTGACAAACTAAGTGAGGAACTTTTTCTAAGAGTGGAACGTCGAGCCACTAGTCATGCCAAAGAACTATTAGAGCAACTACAGTTCTTTCACATAGTTGCATCACTTTCTTTTGCTCAAATGATTAGAGACTGA
- the LOC114385143 gene encoding putative BPI/LBP family protein At1g04970, which translates to MAPSICFLLLSLLFLSSSTSGDEEGFISVVISDKGLDFAKDILIDQAVASIVQSQLPQIEKTVQVPLVGKAKVVLSDITINDIQVNSSSVNTGETGIALVVSGATADLSLKWRYSVSSWLVPIGISDSGTATVKVNDLQVGLTVNLRNQEGTLKLILLDSGCHVRDLSIKLHGGAAWLYQVLVDAFAGNIASAVEEAISKKINEGISTLDLLLQSLPKTIPLDETAALNVSFVDNPVLSDSAIELEINGLFTGRNEVLVPQAYRRGSDLSASCGDSSPKMITISLHESVFKSGSLVYFTADSMQWIVDELPDQALLNTAEWRFLIPQLYKKYPNDDMNLNMSVSSPPDIQVTNKDVGVNIFIDITIDVLEDGEVIPVACISVDFSASCAVEIVGNNLAGWLKLRKFSTYLKWSKIGKLHMNLIQSVTSTVLKTVLIPYLNSQLLRGIPLPILNGFSIKNARILYAPPWITVCSDVSFSRDYYLQQLPAYVS; encoded by the exons ATGGCACCctcaatttgttttcttcttctatccCTTCTGTTCCTTTCATCCTCCACAAGTGGTGATGAAGAGGGTTTCATCTCTGTGGTCATATCTGATAAGGGGCTTGATTTTGCCAAGGATATTCTGATAGACCAAGCTGTTGCCTCTATTGTTCAGTCTCAGCTGCCACAGATTGAGAAGACTGTGCAAGTCCCTCTTGTTGGAAAAGCCAAAGTGGTTCTTTCTGACATCACTATCAATGATATCCAAGTTAATTCTTCATCTGTTAATACTGGAGAGACAGGCATTGCTCTTGTCGTTTCAGGTGCCACTGCTGACTTGAGTTTGAAGTGGAGGTACTCTGTTAGCAGTTGGTTAGTTCCAATTGGAATTTCGGACAGTGGAACTGCTACTGTAAAG GTTAATGATTTGCAAGTGGGACTTACTGTGAATTTAAGGAACCAAGAAGGAACTCTTAAGTTGATTCTGCTGGATTCTGGATGTCATGTTAGAGATTTATCTATAAAGTTGCATGGTGGAGCAGCTTGGCTTTACCAAGT GCTAGTAGATGCTTTTGCAGGAAATATAGCATCTGCAGTTGAAGAGGCAATttctaagaaaataaatgagGGGATATCAACTCTTGACCTTTTATTGCAATCTCTTCCAAAAACAATCCCATTAGACGAAACTGCTGCTCTAAATGTTTCTTTCGTGGACAATCCAGTGCTGAGTGATTCTGCTattgaattagaaattaatGGTTTATTCACAGGGAGAAATGAAGTTTTGGTACCTCAAGCTTACCGCAGAGGATCAGACCTTTCTGCTTCCTGTGGTGACAGTTCACCAAAGATGATAACAATTTCATTACACGAAAGTGTTTTCAAATCCGGTTCCTTGGTTTATTTCACT GCTGATAGTATGCAATGGATTGTTGATGAACTCCCTGATCAGGCCCTTTTGAACACTGCTGAATGGAGATTCCTTATTCCAcaattatacaaaaaatatcCAAATGACGACATGAATCTTAATATGTCTGTATCTTCTCCACCAGATATACAAGTGACAAACAAAGATGTCGGTGTCAACATTTTCATAGACATAACAATTGATGTTCTGGAAGATGGTGAAGTCATACCTGTTGCATGCATCTCGGTG GATTTTAGTGCCTCTTGTGCTGTGGAAATCGTAGGAAACAATCTTGCCGGTTGGCTTAAATTGAGAAAGTTTTCCACGTACTTGAAATGGAGTAAAATAGGGAAACTGCACATGAATTTGATTCAG TCAGTGACATCAACCGTCCTCAAGACTGTCCTCATACCATACCTAAACTCGCAGTTATTGAGAGGAATTCCACTGCCAATTCTTAATGGTTTTTCCATTAAGAATGCTCGTATATTGTATGCTCCCCCATGGATTACTGTGTGTAGTGATGTTTCTTTCTCAAGAGACTACTATCTCCAACAACTACCAGCTTATGTATCATAA